The Planococcus donghaensis genome contains a region encoding:
- a CDS encoding rhomboid family intramembrane serine protease: protein MFIRTESFKQYLRMYPVVSTLIALNLLVYVLIWLPFLGQWIYFYGVGSNFYIAEGQWWRFFTPMFLHSGVMHLLFNMFSLFLFGPELERLTGKVRFTTIYLLAGFFASAATYFLQPLDYSHVGASGAIFGVFGAFGALVYYGGRALPQLKQIILPIIVISIVMTFLTPNVNVTAHIAGMITGFLIGLSYFHPKRIVSWRAKK from the coding sequence ATGTTTATTCGAACAGAAAGCTTTAAACAATACCTGCGTATGTATCCAGTTGTCTCCACTTTGATCGCTCTTAATCTGTTGGTCTATGTACTGATATGGTTACCTTTTCTTGGTCAATGGATTTACTTTTATGGCGTAGGTTCTAATTTTTACATTGCAGAAGGTCAATGGTGGCGCTTTTTCACCCCCATGTTCTTGCATAGCGGAGTGATGCACTTGCTGTTTAATATGTTCTCCTTGTTCCTTTTTGGACCTGAGTTAGAGCGGTTAACCGGCAAAGTTCGTTTTACTACGATTTACTTGTTAGCGGGCTTTTTTGCTTCAGCAGCTACTTATTTTCTTCAGCCACTCGATTATTCTCACGTCGGAGCAAGTGGTGCCATTTTTGGTGTTTTTGGTGCATTTGGCGCATTGGTGTATTATGGGGGACGCGCTTTACCCCAACTTAAACAAATTATACTCCCAATTATCGTTATTAGTATAGTTATGACTTTCTTAACACCAAACGTCAACGTGACTGCACATATCGCCGGAATGATTACTGGGTTCTTAATCGGGCTTAGTTATTTTCATCCCAAACGCATTGTTAGCTGGCGAGCTAAAAAATAA
- the acpS gene encoding holo-ACP synthase has protein sequence MITGIGLDIVEISRIRRLDTKSPKFRARVLTINEQAEYDRLTEGRKIEFLAGRFAAKEAFSKAKGTGIGSECSFQDIEVRKDAKGKPTIYFCGAEIGLVSITHSKEFAAAQVLLQTI, from the coding sequence ATGATTACAGGAATTGGGCTGGATATTGTTGAAATTTCAAGAATCCGCCGGTTGGATACCAAATCACCAAAATTTCGAGCTCGTGTATTAACCATAAACGAGCAAGCTGAATACGATCGATTAACAGAAGGAAGAAAAATTGAATTCCTTGCGGGGCGCTTTGCGGCGAAAGAAGCATTTTCCAAAGCAAAAGGCACTGGCATTGGCAGTGAATGTTCTTTTCAAGATATCGAAGTTAGAAAAGATGCCAAAGGCAAACCCACTATTTACTTTTGTGGAGCTGAAATAGGGTTAGTATCGATTACACATTCAAAAGAATTTGCAGCAGCACAAGTTCTTTTGCAAACAATATAA